AATAAAGCCAGTTAATACTGCTTTGCTTATTTTTAAAAGCCTAAGCTACAATTTTTCGAGAACCATTTTCTCCTATTTTCCTGCTATTATGCAGAACTCATAATTCTTCTGAAAAAAGCAAATTACTGAATTTGAATCTTTCTACCTTGGCAGCAGGGAATGTATTAGCAATGGCTTCCAGCATCCCATCCTGGCAATATTCACCGCAGACGATCACCTTCTCTACATGCGGTATTTCCATCTCATCCTGATATAATGCTAATCTTGAACAGATCTCGCGTTCCAGATCTACAGATTCTGAACTTGTTAAAATAGGAAGGCTTTTAACGAACTCCTCCCCCTTCATTATTAAACCTTTCTTATAGTCAAAACCAAGATAGATCATCAGCACATCATCTTCTTTATCCAGCTCGTAATTCATTCTCATTGCATTGATCAATGAGATGTCATTACTATCTATCAAACTGTAAAAATATTTTCTTTCACTTTGAATTTGATTATATTTCTGAAGATAACTGAATAACCGATTTTCTCCTTTGTGGACTATAATGCAGGTTTGATCCTGAGCAGTTTGAACCAGTCCCCACGTCACATCTTTATCTCGCATCTCATCTGCATTGATCAAGTTTAATTTTATTAGATCTCGTCTTGATATATTGCGGAGAGACCGATCAAGATAACTAACTGCCAATTTCTCATCATTGGCATTTAGCCCAATTCTACCTTGATTCAAAGGAAAGACGCTCAACAAATGTTCATGGGGGGAAATCACTGAATCCAGTTCACCGCTTTCCTCAAGATTGATATCAGGTAGAGAATCTACTGTTAGATTTTCAGGGTTTATCTCTGGAGTCTGACTGTCATAATCTCGCCCGGCTTCATGATAGATTGAACATTCCATCTCGGTCTTTTTTATATCAATCAAAATCGGATGTCCATTACTATTGATTAACTGAGCCATTTTCAATACAGGTCCATCTTCAAAAATTCCAAAATAATATTTCCGGGTTTTTTTTGCCATAACTTATCCTTAAGTGTATTGCATCAACTGTGCAATTCTCACTTTATTATTTGAAAAATTCACTGCGGTTTCTTTTGTGATCTGACCCTTTCGATACAATCGGAATAAATCCTGCTCCATTGTGAGCATTCCTCGTGATTGACCCTCATTCATCATCTGATAAATTTCAGCGATATTATTATTATGAATTGCTGCCCGTACTGAGCCATCTACTGAAAGTACCTCTCTTGCCATTACTCTTCCTTTCGTTCTACCCGGAATAAGTCTTTGAGAAATTACAATACTCAGAGTGTCAGCAAGCCTGTGACGTATTCTGTCCTGCTCATTTGCAGGAAATTCTGCAATAAACCGATGAAGTGTATCACTGGCAGAACTTGTATGCAAAGTAGAAAAAGTCTTGTGACCACTATCAGTGATTTCCAGTGCTGCCGCTATCTCAGTGGAATTTCTGATCTCTCCTATCACTATCATATCAGGGTCCTGCCTGAGTGACTGGATTATCCCTCCTGAAAACGATTCTACATCCGAACCAACTTCCCGATGCCTCACCAGGCATTTCTTGGATGGATGAATATATTCAATTGGATTCCCTATAATGATGATCTGACCATTATTATTTATATTATTATAATCAATAATTGCATCTAAGGTTGTGCTTTTCCCTGAACCGGTCAGTCCTGTAATCAAGGTTAATCCAAATTTCTCTTTATCCATATCCAGACGATCTATCACTGGTTGAGAAAAACCCAGATTCATAAGTGACATGGGCTTTTCATTTATCAGCCGCATATTTAATGCCAGGCTGCCCTGATCAAGATATACATTACCCCTTGCTCTTCGGTTATGCTCTCCTGATTGCGGATTAACTGCCAGATCAAGGGCTCCATATTTCAAAAGAAGCTCTAAATATTCTTCCTCTACAAAACTTAAAATAAATAATTCTTCATCGAATTTTCTTAAATTTCTATATTCTGGTAATGGTGCCTTATAACCATCAATTCTCATCCAGATCTGATGCAAACATCCTGGTGCTCCCATGTCAAGATCAGAGGCTTTTTTTTCTGTCATCAATTCCAGAAAATGAGCTGTAATTCTATCTGAATATTCCTGCCAGTCCCTGTTTTTTGTTAATAATCCATGCAAATATCGTATCCGGGGTCGTCCCCTTAAAGGTACATCTTTTATTTCTAATTCACTTATATTAAACTTCAGATCCATTTTCATTCTCTTTTGTTACTTTTTCGTACCCGACAAATAATCCCAGTTTACCAAGTGCGCTTTTCCAACGCTGATAAAATATATACATTAAATTGATTGTATAACGCTTGAGTGCCCGTTCATCTCTAAACCTGAAAAATTCCATGATCTGCTGACGTCTGAAATGACGCACTCTTGCTTCTGTGACTGCCCTTAAACCAGTGAATAAATAACTGATATTGAGGAAAGATTCCTCACCCCAGCACTGACCGGGATATAGCGATTCTACTTTGATAGTTCCCAATAAAACACCGAGTTCACCGGTTTCAACGAGTATGATACTGCCGGTTTTATCATCCAATGGAACAATATCTCCAGGTTGATAATGCCTGATAATGGAAATCTCTTCGAACTGCTTCACATCGTCAGCAGAAAATCCCTTTAGCATCTGTGGCAGGGTTCTTTCAAGTTTGGTCTTTGTCCCTGGTTCAATGATATCTGGTGATCCAAGACTTTCAGCATAAGCAAATCCTCTTCTGACAACATCAAGGAATTCATCTGCCATAATCGGTTTTGCAATATAATGAAATGCCCCTTCGCGTATTGCTCTAACTGCGTTTTCAAGGGTAGAAAAGCCTGTTGTGATAATTATCACTGCAAATGGATGACGACGTTTTATCTCTTTCATCAACTGCATCCCATCCATACGGGGCATACAAATATCAAGAACATAAAGATCAAATTTCTGATATTCCAGTTTATCAAGGGCATCTTCTCCATCAACAGCAGAAGTTGTTAAATACCCTTCATCCCGCAGAAATTCTTCTAAAAGATCTCTGATGTTTTTATCGTCATCAACAATCAAAACACGTTTCATATCGACTCCTCAGAGTTGATCGCACTTTCACGTCTGAATTTCTCCATACTATCCAATATCGCGATCATTTTATTAACCGATTCAGCAATTTCATTGCTGCTACGGGCTAAATCGTCGTTCTCTAATTGCGCTGCTGCTTTTTTTATCCGCTTCAATGAAAGCGAAACTACACATAACTGGGTATTAATATCCCTGTCAATCCACACTATATCCTTTACAGCATCGCGTAGTTGAACCATACTTCTGTTTTCTTCAGTTACTTTGTCAAGTCTTTCACTGAAAATATTCTTTTCATTCTCAGCTTCCTTCACATCCTGACCGGCATTTATCATGAGATCATTCAAGAAATTTACTATGAAGCCAATTACGCAGAATAGACCTGAATATGATAAAAGAAATATAGTACCAAAATCTTCCCAGTTGCCGGTTGGTGATTCTAACCATCCCAATCTATAGCTTGTGATCAATCCCAGCAGGGAAAAAGTCCCGATCAAGCCTGTCATCACACCACCTGTTCTGGGTATCAGTAAACTTGCTGTAATTACGGGGATAAGATATAACCAGCTGAAGTAACTGCCCGGTCCACCTGTTAAATGAACTGACAAGGTTGCGAATAGAATATCAAGTATGATCTGGATGATGACAGCAAATTGGCTTTCACCTTTTTTGTGTAGATGAAAATATAGGTTCAAAGCTACTAAACCGCCAAATACTCCGAGATACACCAGTGGTTCATAAGCCATTGGATTATGTAATAATTCCAAAGTACCCACACACATCACTACAAGTATCATAAACCAGCGTAAACTTGACCACCACTTAAGGATTTTATCTCGATAATACATTATATTCTCCATTCCACTAATTTTGGCATCTTCACTCCATCATAGGTCATCAATTGTATTAGTTGATCGATTGTCATCACATCTGCTATTGAGCGCATCGAATCTATATCACCTGTTATTCCTGATTTCCTGCCATTACCATTCGGTGCCCCCACTATATGCCCAATAGTAAGCACACTATCATCACTTTTTGCCGGCAAGCCGGTGGCACTGATATCATTTATTGCCCAAAGGTCAACATCAACCACTCCTACCATTATCTGCCGGGCATCCATATTTAATATTCCTACTATATAATGCCAGGCAGTAAGATCCATCTGATCTTCACTTACCGATAAAAGGACACTTTCTTTGCCGTTCAAGGTTGTTACGATAAACTCATATTCAACACTTGGATGCCCTACAAATTTTGCCTTTGTACGTAAAGTAAATCCCGTGATCTGATTACCCAGATCGTCTGAATTTTCCGTGATGATATTACCAAATTCTACAGGTCCAATATCATCAAGCTGCAGCCAGGTTGCCACTGTCAACATTCCTTCATAATCCTGGGTAATATCATTGCCCAGATCCACGTAGTCCTCTTCTCCATCGAATGTTAGAGCGGTTCCATCATTAACCCCATCTACCCAGCTGCTGTCATCCATACTGATCAAGCTGCCATCATTGCCCAGATCTGATTGATCGGTCAATGTGGTTCCGCTTCCTTCGTCCATGGTGTAATAGGCAAATTGATCTTCTGGCTGAGTTATGAAGAAATCTATTAATGCTCTGGATGAGGATGCTACCGAATGACCGGTTTGCCAGTTCTTGATATAGGGTATCACTTCTATGGTATCTCCTGCCATGGGAGTATAGCATATACTATCGATCTCACCCATA
The genomic region above belongs to Candidatus Stygibacter australis and contains:
- a CDS encoding ATPase, T2SS/T4P/T4SS family; this translates as MDLKFNISELEIKDVPLRGRPRIRYLHGLLTKNRDWQEYSDRITAHFLELMTEKKASDLDMGAPGCLHQIWMRIDGYKAPLPEYRNLRKFDEELFILSFVEEEYLELLLKYGALDLAVNPQSGEHNRRARGNVYLDQGSLALNMRLINEKPMSLMNLGFSQPVIDRLDMDKEKFGLTLITGLTGSGKSTTLDAIIDYNNINNNGQIIIIGNPIEYIHPSKKCLVRHREVGSDVESFSGGIIQSLRQDPDMIVIGEIRNSTEIAAALEITDSGHKTFSTLHTSSASDTLHRFIAEFPANEQDRIRHRLADTLSIVISQRLIPGRTKGRVMAREVLSVDGSVRAAIHNNNIAEIYQMMNEGQSRGMLTMEQDLFRLYRKGQITKETAVNFSNNKVRIAQLMQYT
- a CDS encoding response regulator; translated protein: MKRVLIVDDDKNIRDLLEEFLRDEGYLTTSAVDGEDALDKLEYQKFDLYVLDICMPRMDGMQLMKEIKRRHPFAVIIITTGFSTLENAVRAIREGAFHYIAKPIMADEFLDVVRRGFAYAESLGSPDIIEPGTKTKLERTLPQMLKGFSADDVKQFEEISIIRHYQPGDIVPLDDKTGSIILVETGELGVLLGTIKVESLYPGQCWGEESFLNISYLFTGLRAVTEARVRHFRRQQIMEFFRFRDERALKRYTINLMYIFYQRWKSALGKLGLFVGYEKVTKENENGSEV